The genomic region gagcagaACATTGAAGTGTGCGTGGAGGTGTCCTACTACGAGATCTACAATGAGAAGGTACGATGCCTACTGCGCCCCACCCAGGGCGGCTACGACGACAcgcggctgcgtgtgcgagAGCATCCAAAGTATGGCCCCTTTATCGAGGGGCTTGCTAAGTTCGTGGTCAGCACGCCCTACGAGTTTCTGAATTTGATGAGGGACGGCAACAAGGTGCGAACCACCGCCTCAACAGCGATGAACGCGACgagcagccgctcccacGCCGTCTTCGCCATCACGCTCAcacagaagcagcagaaggGCAACCTCATCACGCAAAAGACGTCGCGGTTGAACCTGGTCGACCTTGCCGGCAGCGAGCGGGCGTCAAAAACGCTGGCGACCGGGAAGCTGCTGACGGAGGGTGCCACCATAAACAAATCGCTCACCTGCCTCGGTAAAGTCATCAGCGCTCTCGCCGAGGCGGAAGAGTCGGGCAAGCGTCGCCACGTTCCCTACCGTGACTCAACGCTGACGTGGATTCTGAAGGACAACCTCGGCGGCAACTCGAAGACGGTGATGCTCGCCACTATCAGCCCTTCGTCGCTGCAGTACGACGAGACGCTGAGCACGCTGCGCTACGCCGAGCGGGTCAAGAAGATTGTGAACAAGGCAGTCGTAAACGAGACGAACAACAACGAGGTCATCGCGGCACTGCAGAAGGAAATTTGGACCCTCAAGAGCCAACTCGCGAACGCGTCGATGAATGAGcgggagcggctgcaggaggagctaGAGGCGAGCGAGGCCGTCAAGAAGGAGCTCACCTCGTCTCTGGGCGAGAAGCTGGCATACACCAAGAGGCTGAtggaggagcgcgaggagTACATGCACCAGCTAGAGCTGAAGCTGAGCgcgcaggcggaggagaTTGAGAAGTTGCGCAGAGCCAACGAAGAGAAGGAACGGCGCAtcgatgagctgctgcaacgCATTCACGGCCTAGCCGCTTCAGGCAGTCCGCCGGATAGCGAAAAGGTGGAGCGGATTCAAGAGCTTgtggcagcgctggagcAGGAGCAACGCATGGCCAAGACGCACATGAAggaaaagcagcagcagcagcaacaggcTACCTGCGCCGCGCTAGACAGCAGCGAAGACGACGCGGAGTCGCATTCGCTCGCCGTAGCAAACCCATCGCGGCGCCTCAACACGACGGCGTCaaacaccaccgccacgctggcggcggtgccaggGGCAGAGTGGAGTGCCCCTGCTGTCGCAGACATGGCAACGGAGCTGCCGgtcgctgtgcgcgccgccATTCAGAAGAGCCACTCCGGGTTTGTCGTCTACTCTGACCCGAATGCCGACGACGTCGACCACGACCTTGTTCTGCAGTCTGGCTACGAGAGCGCGGACGAGGACTTGATCTTGGACGAGGAAGTCGAGCTTGCCGCGCCTGCAGACTCTGACCTCGACGACATTCTCACTGAGGACTCTGCTCTTGAACTGCCGCCGACAAGTGTGTTGGCGAGGGACGGCGACGCTGATGAGCTGCTCGCTGACCCCGACATCGTTCTCGACGAGTCGGTAAGCGAGGCGCCTGCTACGCCGGCCCCCGCTGCTGAGTCGTCAAGGGAAGCAGCGCCGGTGTACGACGCGTTctcggcaccggcgtcgaCGCCATCTTCAAAGCTCGCCACAAATGCATCGACGGCGGGGGTCGCACTGGCGTCCTTGACAGCAGATTCGACCCTGTCGGTGAAGCCGCGCGCTGCTCTATCGGGAGGATCACTGGTCGCATCTCAAGCCTTGGCTGAGTCGcctacgccgccgcctgtAAGCGGGAAAGAGGCGCCTGCATTGTCAAATATGCGAGGCTCGATCATCAGCGGGGCCCACGTGGTGCCTAAAGACTTCTTTGCGAAGTCGAGCGAGCGGCCCGAGATCTACGCGCCGAATGACCGCACTGCCCAGCTTGTCATCAAATCGCATGCGCTGCCGAACAACCGCTACCTGCACGAGCCGTTTCGCGCGATCAACCTGACCGAGGCCTCCCCGACGGGGCCGAAAACGCCATGCGTCTGTGAGATCGACATGTTTCGTGGTCGCTTTCGAAACCTCGACACAGCCGGCGTCAAGTCCTTCGACCTATTCAGCGTGAACCTCTTCCGAGTGGAGAAGGACCCTCGGCACTCACGACGGTTGACGCTGTACTTCCTCGACGCCCCACATCGGTACGCGCTCGAGTTCGGCTCCAcggcgcgccgccagcagtTCTTCGAACTGGCAATGCTGATGCGGCGCAACTCCGTGCTGTGGTGCCCGTCTCTCTGCGTGGACGGCGAGAACGACGTCGTCATCACCGTCAAAGGCACCACTCTGCAGCGGCCCGGCAACAGAGACATCTCTGTCACTGGCGAGGTAAAGATGACGGTGGCGCGTATGCCGTATGAGGTGATCGACATGTGGTACGGCTGCTTCTCGCTGGAGGGGAAGCCATTGCCGcgcagcgtggcggtgtTCAGCGGCTTCTTCCCAAAGGATCAGCGCGAAATCTATGTCATCGGCGTCATCGACGTGCCAGCGTCGCTGCTTGGAAACGATGAGCTGGCGGGCTACTTTCTTGCTTACATTGGCGCCTCGACGTACGTTGTGCTCGCGAACACAGCCCTTTCGTCGGATACGCACCACACCAGCAACGCCATGCTGGTGCTCTGCAAGCGCTCCTTCATTGTGCGAGTGGCAAACAttcagctgctggaggccCTGTCGCTGCGGAAGGAAGGCGTGCATCACGGCGACTTCACCGCCACGGGGTGTTCGCTGCGAATCAACGAGTCCTCTCTATGTGTAATTCTGGTCAACGCGAAGCCTGGCGTCTACACCATGCAGAGCCGGGCGGCGTGCATTCGCTCGTTGCTGTCAAGCTTTCCCTTTGCGAAGACGTCGGTGGATATTTCCATGCGGTTTGATTACTTTATCGTCTCGGGCGCCTTCAACTTCGGCGGCGACTTCACCTCCGAGGATGCGCTCATTCGAGAAATCCTTGCCGACAACCTCATGTCCAACATGCGCGAGATGGAACCCAGCCCAACCCTCTccagcgcgccgtcgcctcttCGCATCTTCTACGCTGTCCGTCCCAGCGTGTCACGCATGGACATGTCGGTCTACTCGACGTCGCGGGCGCTCAGGTTTGCCAATGTGTTCTTCTCCGCCGACATCTTTTGTCAACGCTCCTTCCTGAGCTTGTTCGCCAAAGGCTTGCCGCGCGTGCGGTTGCTCCTGAGCCGTCTGACAATCAAGGGTGGGCGGCTCCCGCCCATCCGGTGTGCGGAGCTGCAGGTGTCGCTGGATGTCTTGGAGGGCTCCCCGGCCACGTTCCGGCTTTCCCCGCAGGACGGCGACTACGTTATCCTGGACTCGACGGAGACGGCCCTTTACCCGTGTGTCAGCAACACCGAGTACCTCCGACTGCAGACACTGACGTTCTCTCTGCTGGACAGGATTGGgtcggcggaggcgcacaagcacgtTGTGGTTGCTTCCGGCGTCTTTCCGCTGAAGTCGGTGGCCTTGGCTGAAccagtgctgctgcacattcCACTCTACTACGAGGGGTGCGCCGTTGGCAAGCtgacagcggtgctgctgcaggtctACTATGAGCGTAACAACGCCGAGTTGTGCGCTCTCGGCTTGCGTGACGCCCGGTATGCCACCATCTTCTCCTGCTACGAGAACGAAATGCGTCGCGCCAGTGGTCAATGGACCCCTGCCTCTATCGTCCGCGACGGTGTCTTTCACTTTTCCGCTGAAGACCCGACCGAGTCACAGGAGCGTGAGGCGTGCTCTCTGCCGGACCCGCATGCCTGGCGCTGGACGACGGAGTGGCAGCACGACCACCGTGAGGACGATCAACAAGGATGGGTGTATGCAGACGGCGTCGGTGCAGACCTGCAGCtgagcgccaccgcatccaCCAGCatccgtcgtcgtcgatggGTTCGCGTCATGCAGGCAAGCGGACCCATCGCCTACCATTCGTACTTGGCTGAGAAGCTGAAGATGGCGGCAGTGTGAGTTGGCGACATCGGCGCCCAACTTTTCAACGCACGCGTcgtcgcggtggtgcgcacacAGCTGCCTATCTTGATGTGAGTTGATGCCCAGCCCATGGCCAAGAAGGGGTTCCGcagtggcagtggtggcggtcaTTGCCATACTCGTAGACCCGAGGAGGGGCCGCCTCCCATTGCGTCACCGACCTCGCCCTCACCGTGATATTGTTTCCGCTCTCTCAGCATGTGCCTCTTACGCACCTGCGCTACCGTAGCACCCCAAGCGCACATGCTCGTAAACTcccctgcacgcgcgtgcagcgaTACGTGTGCATATACCACTCCTCCTTCCCTATTCTTTACGTTACCCGCAGGTCGCCATCTCTACCCTGCTCATGTCCCTTACTTCTTGTGAGTGGGTGCGTGACTGTCCGTTGCCCTCGCGCCCCCTCGACAGGGTGTTGGCCTTGCGCTCCATGGCGttgtttgtttttccttTGGCACATTTTTCTTGccacctctttcttctcAGTGCCGCGCTTAGCACCGCCTCAGAGGACGTTTGAATTAGGGCAGctcacacaaacacacatgtacagacacagacacctCCCCACCCAACGACGCGGTacaggagaggaaggggtgcgtgcgtgtgcgccgctctgTGTCCGGTGTAGCGACAGTGTGATcggcccacccaccctccccctttcccttctTGCGGTGTGTCTCTAAGGTAAAAGGCAGTAGCTAATGGCTGTGCGCCGCGTGAAGCGCggaagtgtgtgtgggtgatgcggtgcgcacaggcacgcacgcgcactcCCAACTTTGGCTGCGTTATTTGCTGTTGTGTTTTGTGATTCCGCTCACCAAGTGCCGCCTCACGGCTGAACCTCCTTGGCCGCTCTGAGGCGAGCGCTGGAGCAAGCGGTGCAATGAATGTAGACGCCTCCGACAGCCACAGACATGCTGCCATCCCGTTCACGGCACTCCCCGTTAGCAGGAATGACGGGAAGCAGGGAGCCGGCAACACCTCAACCGACATTTTTTGTTTCCGTGGTCcgttctccctcctctcgccGTGCGCTATCGCGGCGGACGTACACCTTCGCCTTTTCCACAAAGTCTTCTTCTACAGACCCGAAACGACAATGAAGAACGCCAACCGCCTCAGGGCGTCCGTGAGCTTCGCGCGGGAGCGAGTCGTGTCaaccgctgcggcgtcatCCGCGAAGGGGCCTGTGATGCAGCTCGTCTCCAAGGGAGCGCGAAGCGACATGGAGCTGGTGTTTGACCGCCTTCATGCTCTTGACAAGTCCGCGCAGTCGGACACCATTAGTGGGAAGGGACTGGCACAATTCCTGAGTGAGGTCGGCGTCGAGGAGTCGTCCTTTGAGTGCATGGTGCTCCTGTGGAAGTTGGGCGCCACTCAGAAAGGCTGCATCACACGGTCTGAGTGGCTACTATCCGTGTATGCCCACGGCATCGAGTCCATCGTACAGATGCGCCAAAACGTCAGCGCATGGGTAGAGGATGTTcgcgagagcggcggctcTTTCCTGCTCATGTACAACTATCTGTACGACTACATCCGCGGCGAGGAGGATCGCCGCATGACGCTAACAACTGCACTCGGCGCCTGGGACGTCTTTTTCGGCAAGAACGACCTCTACGCGAAGTGGAAGGCATGGGCCGTGGATCACGTCAAGGGCGGCGTTTCCCGTGACCTTTGGCGGCAGCTCGGTATCTTCTTGACGATGGACACGACCGCCGCGCAACGCTCCGGCGACCATATCTCTGCTCTGCCGTGGCCATCGGCAATCGCTGACTTTCTCGACCAAGACGGTGTGCCGGCTTCGTGATTTGGCGCACTGATGGCATGTGAGGAGACGTTCATGCACGTGTAGTCTTGAAACACTCACACCTGTTTTGTTAAAgctggggagggagggtgcagaagcagcggcatctgTGACGTTGGGGTCGTCGTGGATGTATTTATTTATTTCTCTTGTCTGCGGCTCTCTGGATCTTCTCAGCCcatcccccttcccctttgATGATGCATATAAGATACCCTCCTCCGCTATTCGTGATGGACCGACATCGACTCAAACGGGGACTACAAAGAAGAGCGCAGCACATCAGCCGTTAGCACGGATGGCGCTGATATCCGAAGAGGCGCAGCTACgtcttcctcgcctctcGCCGAAGTCTCTGCCCCCGCCATATTTTCGGTGCTGTTTCTTCTACCGTTTACCGACTCTCCCGCCCATTGCACAAGCGAGCGCCACGCTTTGCGCTCACGCGCTTGCCTACAGCATGCGGCACAAGAGAACACCATGCACCGACGCTCGTGTATTTCTGTGGCCCTCGTTCCCCTCGGTCCAACACCTCTGCTCCCATTTTCTTTCAATTATTCACACGACCCCTCACGattgggagagggggaagaacagggaaagggggtgggagagagcACCAcagtgcgtggcatctcagccaccaccagccgtgctctgtgtggggaggagcTGAGcaaccccccctcccctctcccctccacacacacacacacacaccacaccgtacccccctcctcccagcCCTGCAAatgcagcgccactgctggCGGTGACATGGCCAGCGCCTACGGCGTAGGGAGATCAGAGCGACCTGCGGCGGTGAACAGgcttgcgccatccataCGATAGGCGAAGGTGgcagcgtgactcgaacgcaTCCCAGGTGGCCCCTGCGCTGCCTGCTGGCGGGGAGGCCGAACCAGCCGGAGGGCCGCATCATGTGGTGACCTGCTCAGCCGGTGGGTAGAGTGTGGCGTGGGGAGTGTGCCGAgatgacggaggcggcgcatcggtgtgccgcgtgtgtgtacagctgcttcgcgccaCTTGatgtgcccctccccctccccctcccccgcctcctGCGGCAGGCGAGGCAGAGTGCGGCCGAGCTCACGCTGTTGGGCAGACACTATGGGCACctttaccccccccccacacacacacacacgaaaaaaaaaacagaacaTCCTCGCACACAAATccctgcgccgccacggacGTGGGTCATAGAGTAGCGACCGCTTATTAATTCGTTCTCTCGTACTTCGACCGACACACATTGATGGCCGTATGTGCAGatccgcagctgcagacgaCTCGTACGATTAGAGGCTTtacgcctcctccccttACGGGGGCTGATGTCGTATCCTGCCCgttccccccaccccctcctccttcccctctttctccacTGCCTGACCGTTTACATTCTCGCCATCGtctgaggggggggggacttGGTGCAAGACGCAGCAGACCTAGAGAGGCCTTTGTTGCGGGCGCCTCGCCGCAATCACCTTCGTCGTTTCTGCGCTTGCCTCGAAGGAGAGATGGACTCTCTGGAGCTCATGTGCAACTTTGtaggcagcagcgcggccgaAATCGAGAAAGCCGTCGAGGACAAGTCATTCCTGAATCTCTGCAACCGGCCGCTGCCTAATGGGCAATACCCCATTCACGTCCTGGCGAGCAGGAACAACGCGGAGAGCGTGGAATTGCTACTGCAGGTCGGCGTCGATGCGAACCAAGCGTCCAAAGAGCCCGGGAACCGACTAGGCTTCACAGCAGTTCACTATGCAGCGATTGCTaactgtgtgcgtgcgctggaggtgctgaagcGTTACAACGCCGACCTCGATCGCCCTGCCGCGGACCAGTGGACCCCACTGCATGCGGCCACGTTTCGCGGGCGGAGCGCGGCGGTCCGGGCACTTGTGAAGCTAGGCGTAAACATCGACTGCGCTACCAGCGAAGGGCACACCCCGCTCGTGTTCGCCGTTAACCTTGGCCGAATCGAGGATGCGCGCTATCTGCTTCAGAACAAGGCGATGGTTCAGCTCAACGATGCACACCACGACAATCTTCTTCACTACGCCCTGCACTACCGACTTGCACAGGCCGTGAATGGGGACTACAAGCTCCCCGATAGCCAGCTTGACATcgctgtgctgctggtgctcaACGGCGTTCGCCCGGATGAGCAGAACGATGAGGGGGACACGCCCACGCGATACGTAGCCGCCACACTGCCATCGCTTCCCAAAGCGCTAGACCTTCTCTTTGCCAACGCTGACAAGCTCCATTGTTTGCCGACAGAGCTCAACTATCGAACTCTAGTCTCTGCTACAACGAGCTTCCTTATCGACGAAATTGGCATGGCAGCCGTGCAGGCGCAGGCACTCGTCGACATTATGGCAGCCCTGGAAAAAGAGCGCAAGGCGAGTCGACCAATGCGGACTGTCGCTGCGGACTGCGTAAcagatgctgctgcttctctctccctgcctgcAGGCCACCCAGCGGTACCTGCAGAGGTGCTGGATCGACGTGGTGGAAAGCCCAACAGCAAACAGTGCCCTTTCCTCGCACGATCCGGGAAGCTGCAAGCGAATGggcacgccgccgcgaacGAGGGCAAATGCCCGCGCTGCCCCGTTGCCTTCCTTACGATGCGCTGTGGCAAGGGGACGCTTCTGCTTGTCGGGGCTGCATTTTTGCTTGGCTACTTCTGCGGTCATAAAGCGCGCTGTATGAGACCAAGAGTGTAGGTGTCGGCTCCTGAAAAACAAACCGGCAGCTGATCCCGTCACTCGCATACCGTGCGGCGGAAATGCTCATCATGCACCAGAGTCGACATTATCgcttcttttttcgttttttttcaCGCCGTGGAACCATCGGCGGAGAATGCACTGGAACTGTGTCTTGCCGACACCGCAAAGAGTACTCATGTATCTTACGCTTTCGAATTTTCTTCACGACCCCTCACGattgggagagggggaagaacagggaaagggggtgggagagagcgccacagtgcgtggcatctcagccaccagcagccgtgctctgtgtggggaggagcTGAGcaaccccccctcccccctcccctctcccctccacacacacacacacacaccacaccgtacccccctcctcccagcCCTGCAAatgcagcgccactgctggCGGTGACATGGCCAGCGCCTACGGCGTAGGGAGATCAGAGCGACCTGCGGCGGTGAACAGgcttgcgccatccataCGATAGGCGAAGGTGgcagcgtgactcgaacgcaTCCCAGGTGGCCCCTGCGCTGCCTGCTGGCGGGGAGGCCGAACCAGCCGGAGGGCCGCATCATGTGGTGACCTGCTCAGCCGGTGGGTAGAGTGTGGCGTGGGGAGTGTGCCGAgatgacggaggcggcgcatcggtgtgccgcgtgtgtgtacggctgcttcgcgccacTTGatgtgcccctccccctccccctcccccgcctcctGCGGCAGGCGAGGCAGAGTGCGGCCGAGCTCACGCTGTTGGGCAGACACTATGGGCACCTttacccccccccaaaaaaaaaaaatagtTGGGAGGATTACCTCATGCCTGCGCGCATATGTCTGTGGCCTTTGACGCTTTCGCTTGTGTTCGCGGACCTCAACCACCGAGGCCAGAGGGGCGGTCCGCATCATCTAAGGATCTTCTCCACTCGGCGCGGCATGTGCACTGTCAATGAGGGGCACCGGCGGTCGTCCAAGCCTTCCCTTTGCTCCCGCAGTGCCTCTGTGTCGTTGAGCGGAGCGCCGAGCACATATACATGTAGCATCAAGGAAGGCGCTACCTCCTTGTGGTCGCCCGCCATCTGCAAGCAGCACAGCCCGCGTCGCTTCACCCAAGCCTCactatctctctctctctttctcttgaATCCCCACCGCTACACTCGGCGTCGCAGGCAACGCCGCTTCGCACTGCTTCCACGTACACAATACCGTAAGTTGTAGCAGCTTCACGTGGAGTTGAGGAACTATGCCCCGAGGATTCGGAggacgtggcggtggtgaccgCGGTagtggcagccgcggcttTGGAGGCCcccgtggcggccgcggtggcggcggcttcggcggcggccgcggcggcggtcgagGTGGGGGCCGTGGCGGTCACATGTCCGAGCCTGACCCGCCGGAGAACGTGGAGGAGGTCGGCACCTTCATGAACGCCGCAGAGGGCGAGTTAGTTTACAAGGTTACGGCGCACGGTGTGGTGCCGCGCTTCAACGCCTTTGTGTACACCGAGCATAAGGCGAAGATCGGCAAAATCGAAGAGATTCTCGGGAACACAACGGATGTCATGTTTTCCGTGAAGCCATCGCCtggcgtgcaggcggcgtCCCTCAGCGAGGGCGATAAGGTGTACATTTCGCCTACGCAGTTTacgcctctccgtctcttcACCGAGCCGCCGAAGCCGCGCGgtcgtggtggtcgtggcggtgggcgcggcggtgaccgtggtggtcgtggcggcgtccgcggcggcgaccgtggtggtcgcggcgggttcggcggccgcggcagcttcggcggcatgggtggcggccgcggcagcttcgGTAGCGGTGGCCGTGGAAGTTTCGGtggtcgtggcggcggccgtggttTTGATGGTCGTGGTCGCGGGCACTAGAGAACGCTTCCGTGGTCTGCGAGTTGCTAATGACGGGAAAGTCGTCCCACGTCATCCCTCTCACCACGGGGTCTGCTTCACGCACAATGGCAAGACCCCACTTGCACGCATGGACACGTACAGAGATGTCCCACGCACCCTCGTGCAATCGGATTACCTGAGAAGGGGGCAGCGAAGCAAGCCACGGATAATAGCGGACTCTCAGAAAAGGGacgtgtctgtctctgttTGCACGAATGTGCCGGTACATGTGTTCGCGCGCGATGGTAGACAGTGACCATGTGAGAGCGGCAAAAGCAATGGCAGGTGTGCCACGTAATGGCGACGCGAGCGGAAGGAAACGACACGACAGCGAGGCACAGGAGCATAGTTGTACACAAGCAAGCGTATACCGTCCCtttttccccctctcttcttttgGTTTTGGGGGAGCCTTAATCGTAATCAGTTCGATCGCTGACATAACCGTTTGATGTGGTGTAAAAGGCAAATAGAATACCAACAGAAGTGGCAGGAGTCACTGGCGAGGCCGTCGTTACTTGAGCCTTCCCCCTTTcgcgtgggggggggcgcatATCAACGCAGACCTTCAACGTGAGACGTGTTGCGACACTTTGACCCTCGGTGTGCATATTTCAGCATCGCCGAATTGTTGTCTCATGCTGCATTCGCACGCACAAGATGAATTCTCCGTGATTGACATTAGGCGTGAGCGAGTGAGGTGCCGCACAGCTCTctcacgcaccgcctccaccttcgATGCACAACCAGAGGTGCGCATGCGTTCGCGGTCGCGGTAGAATGCCTCTCGTGACCTCTGCGGCTGTACGCATGAGACACCAGCTGACAACTGTGCTGAACGCCCACACGCCTTTTGCCGTGCGCGCCGCACCTATGCCGTACGCCTCAAATTAGCCCCCACTCTTTCTTCTCTATGGTTATCCTCGCCGACTCATGTCAGTCGAAGCCTTCACTCTTCCTTGGCGGCGGCCCACACAACCGCGATCGTTGCTTGGGTGTACATGAACGCCGACACCGCGCCGCTCAGCTGGGAGTGGGGGGGTaagcgagggcggcgcaccaTCTGCGGCTTCAACGTCGCAGGTGACTGCCTGGGAGGTCTCGTCCTGCTTATTGGTATCCCCGCACTTGTCGTAGCGCACCTTGCAGCTGTTGTGCTGACGCCGCTCTTCACTGCTTCCCACGACGGCAATACTCTCCTGCTGGAGGTGCTCCTTGAGCTGTTTCTTTGCATGGGCGCTGTGgcgcttctttttcttctcctCGTTGCCGATCCCGGCTTTGTGGAGGTGCCCACGCCTCtaagctgccgctgcagtcATTGCGGCACTGAAGTAGACGACTTCGACCACCACTGTGGTGCCGTGGGGGCGTGCATTGGGAAGGGTAACATGTGCTACTTTATTCTATTTCTGCTGttcgccgcgctgctgtgtgttCTTGGAGCGGTGCAGAATGTCGCCTTTGTCGCAGCCACCGTACGCGCGCACATCCGTGACGCAGGCACTTCATGGACATCCATCGCAGCGCTTATCCGCAACATTTTCACGACGCTATGTTGGCCAAGAATCCTGTGCTTGCTTGCGCTGAGCGTGGCGGCTGTCAACGGGGGAGTGGTGTGCACGTTTCTATGTCTCCGGTACACCTATCTTGCTTACAAGGGGCTCAGCTCcgtgcgccggcgcagacAGTTTGACGTTTCAGGCTCTCTCTCCAAGGTTTTCGCGAGCACCTTTCGCCCAGCCTTCTCACATAACTTCATACTTCCGCGATACCACGCCTTAGCGGATGTGTCCGACTGACGAGATGCGCGCTGAGAGCTGTGAGGCCCGCATATGGCCAGCAGTGTACCTCCTCCCCGTCTCACTCTTGTCTGtggcatcgccgtcgcggaTTGCGGCGGGAGCAGTGACGTGTGTTTTCGAACGCTTTCTGGACTTGCTTCGCACGAAAGCTAGCAGTGCCCCCCTCACTACGGACTCACATCCGCAAGCAAGCGTGTCCCTCTCCTAtttcgtgtgtgttgggggggggagaaagggCGGAAAGGAGTCAAGATGGAAGACCGAAAACATCTGTGGCGCGTGCCGGCAGGATGGAAGCTGCAGCTCATCGTTCCTTTTGC from Leishmania major strain Friedlin complete genome, chromosome 34 harbors:
- a CDS encoding putative Unc104-like kinesin — its product is MIASLPIPLSVLSPDCPLTRPARRAPKQHAHAHTHTHTHTHTNVRARFILAGLHAERLSAMSVKVAVRSRPMSDHELKANAEVIVRMNGNEVELRGSVDGYGGKFLYDSALWSTGQVVNGSSNTEASQAYVYDAIGAELLEHIMTGYNGCIFAYGQTGSGKTYCMMGRDKDDPGLIPRIAQSLFEQSVALREQNIEVCVEVSYYEIYNEKVRCLLRPTQGGYDDTRLRVREHPKYGPFIEGLAKFVVSTPYEFLNLMRDGNKVRTTASTAMNATSSRSHAVFAITLTQKQQKGNLITQKTSRLNLVDLAGSERASKTLATGKLLTEGATINKSLTCLGKVISALAEAEESGKRRHVPYRDSTLTWILKDNLGGNSKTVMLATISPSSLQYDETLSTLRYAERVKKIVNKAVVNETNNNEVIAALQKEIWTLKSQLANASMNERERLQEELEASEAVKKELTSSLGEKLAYTKRLMEEREEYMHQLELKLSAQAEEIEKLRRANEEKERRIDELLQRIHGLAASGSPPDSEKVERIQELVAALEQEQRMAKTHMKEKQQQQQQATCAALDSSEDDAESHSLAVANPSRRLNTTASNTTATLAAVPGAEWSAPAVADMATELPVAVRAAIQKSHSGFVVYSDPNADDVDHDLVLQSGYESADEDLILDEEVELAAPADSDLDDILTEDSALELPPTSVLARDGDADELLADPDIVLDESVSEAPATPAPAAESSREAAPVYDAFSAPASTPSSKLATNASTAGVALASLTADSTLSVKPRAALSGGSLVASQALAESPTPPPVSGKEAPALSNMRGSIISGAHVVPKDFFAKSSERPEIYAPNDRTAQLVIKSHALPNNRYLHEPFRAINLTEASPTGPKTPCVCEIDMFRGRFRNLDTAGVKSFDLFSVNLFRVEKDPRHSRRLTLYFLDAPHRYALEFGSTARRQQFFELAMLMRRNSVLWCPSLCVDGENDVVITVKGTTLQRPGNRDISVTGEVKMTVARMPYEVIDMWYGCFSLEGKPLPRSVAVFSGFFPKDQREIYVIGVIDVPASLLGNDELAGYFLAYIGASTYVVLANTALSSDTHHTSNAMLVLCKRSFIVRVANIQLLEALSLRKEGVHHGDFTATGCSLRINESSLCVILVNAKPGVYTMQSRAACIRSLLSSFPFAKTSVDISMRFDYFIVSGAFNFGGDFTSEDALIREILADNLMSNMREMEPSPTLSSAPSPLRIFYAVRPSVSRMDMSVYSTSRALRFANVFFSADIFCQRSFLSLFAKGLPRVRLLLSRLTIKGGRLPPIRCAELQVSLDVLEGSPATFRLSPQDGDYVILDSTETALYPCVSNTEYLRLQTLTFSLLDRIGSAEAHKHVVVASGVFPLKSVALAEPVLLHIPLYYEGCAVGKLTAVLLQVYYERNNAELCALGLRDARYATIFSCYENEMRRASGQWTPASIVRDGVFHFSAEDPTESQEREACSLPDPHAWRWTTEWQHDHREDDQQGWVYADGVGADLQLSATASTSIRRRRWVRVMQASGPIAYHSYLAEKLKMAAV
- a CDS encoding putative nucleolar protein family a, whose amino-acid sequence is MPRGFGGRGGGDRGSGSRGFGGPRGGRGGGGFGGGRGGGRGGGRGGHMSEPDPPENVEEVGTFMNAAEGELVYKVTAHGVVPRFNAFVYTEHKAKIGKIEEILGNTTDVMFSVKPSPGVQAASLSEGDKVYISPTQFTPLRLFTEPPKPRGRGGRGGGRGGDRGGRGGVRGGDRGGRGGFGGRGSFGGMGGGRGSFGSGGRGSFGGRGGGRGFDGRGRGH